In a genomic window of Anoxybacter fermentans:
- a CDS encoding lytic transglycosylase domain-containing protein, translating into MGKGQITLLIFMTFIVLVAIIIYLNLDLIWKMLYPLKYEDLVFKYADFFDNDPYLVTAIIYRESRFNPKAISSKGAMGLMQIMPDTARWIAKNLRIENFKLEDLYKPEINIYFGNWYLANLSEEFEGNLILILAAYNAGRGNVKKWLKNNEWSGKVHQIDQIPFPETKKFVSSVLNLYQRYLQLYERE; encoded by the coding sequence ATGGGTAAAGGGCAGATCACCCTTCTGATTTTTATGACTTTTATAGTACTTGTGGCTATTATTATTTATTTAAATCTGGACTTAATTTGGAAAATGTTATATCCACTTAAATATGAAGACCTGGTTTTTAAATATGCCGATTTTTTCGATAATGACCCATATTTGGTAACAGCAATTATTTATAGGGAGAGTAGATTTAATCCTAAAGCTATTTCTTCTAAAGGAGCAATGGGTTTGATGCAAATTATGCCTGATACAGCCAGGTGGATTGCTAAAAACCTTCGAATTGAGAATTTTAAGTTAGAAGACCTCTACAAACCTGAAATAAATATTTACTTTGGTAATTGGTATCTTGCAAATTTATCGGAGGAATTTGAGGGTAATTTGATTTTAATATTGGCTGCATATAATGCTGGTCGCGGTAATGTAAAAAAGTGGTTAAAAAATAATGAATGGTCAGGAAAGGTTCACCAAATTGATCAGATTCCCTTTCCTGAGACAAAAAAATTTGTCAGCAGTGTTCTAAATCTTTATCAAAGATATTTACAGTTATATGAAAGGGAATAA
- the mgsA gene encoding methylglyoxal synthase encodes MQRIALIAHDKKKSDMINFARRHKEVLSKCQLWATGTTGRLLMEEVGLAITRLQSGPIGGDQQIGAMVATEQLDAVIFLRDPLTAQPHEPDVSALLRVCDVHNVPLATNLATGEIIIQAIKAHLEELE; translated from the coding sequence GTGCAAAGAATTGCTTTAATCGCTCATGATAAGAAAAAAAGTGATATGATTAATTTTGCCAGGCGCCATAAAGAAGTTTTATCCAAATGTCAATTATGGGCTACTGGTACTACCGGACGGTTGTTGATGGAGGAAGTAGGATTAGCGATTACCCGACTTCAATCAGGGCCAATTGGTGGTGATCAGCAGATTGGTGCAATGGTTGCTACAGAACAGTTAGATGCGGTTATTTTTTTGCGTGATCCACTGACTGCTCAACCTCATGAGCCTGATGTCTCTGCTCTGCTCAGAGTATGTGATGTTCATAATGTTCCTCTAGCTACCAATCTGGCAACAGGAGAAATTATAATCCAGGCTATCAAAGCGCATTTGGAGGAATTAGAGTGA
- the coaE gene encoding dephospho-CoA kinase (Dephospho-CoA kinase (CoaE) performs the final step in coenzyme A biosynthesis.): MYRIGLTGGIASGKSTVAKFLAEMGLAVINLDLISREILDKGTPGYREVLATFGQTILNSEKEIDRKALGEIVFNDPALRKKLESITHPLILEKMEERIQKLKEAGKRVVVVEVPLLFEAGLENKFDQIWLVYVDQETQIKRLMARNGLNREEALMRLKAQMPLDIKKTLADHIIYNTGDLEDLKEHLQQLWRDIKCKELL, from the coding sequence ATGTACCGTATTGGTTTAACTGGTGGAATAGCCAGCGGAAAAAGTACAGTGGCAAAATTTTTGGCTGAAATGGGGTTAGCGGTGATTAATCTTGATTTAATCAGTCGTGAAATATTGGATAAAGGAACTCCCGGTTACCGGGAGGTCTTAGCGACTTTTGGACAAACAATCCTTAACTCAGAAAAAGAAATTGATCGTAAAGCATTGGGTGAGATTGTCTTTAATGATCCAGCATTAAGAAAAAAGCTTGAATCTATTACCCATCCGCTGATTCTTGAAAAAATGGAGGAAAGAATTCAAAAATTAAAAGAAGCAGGAAAGCGGGTGGTAGTGGTTGAGGTACCACTTCTTTTTGAGGCAGGACTTGAGAATAAGTTTGACCAGATCTGGCTTGTTTATGTGGATCAAGAGACCCAGATAAAACGTTTAATGGCTAGAAATGGTCTGAATCGAGAAGAAGCTCTAATGAGGCTTAAAGCCCAGATGCCTCTGGATATAAAAAAGACTTTAGCAGATCATATTATTTACAACACAGGAGATTTAGAAGATTTAAAAGAACATTTACAACAATTATGGAGGGATATCAAGTGCAAAGAATTGCTTTAA
- the ytaF gene encoding sporulation membrane protein YtaF: protein MDLLYIVFLAIAISLDGFFVGITYGFRKIKVSFIPLLIISATSSLIIMVAMVIGCSILDFISPGLAEMIGAVILIGVGVMVIYETYKSLLVQKEVNEGYSIMYVDETKDEEPHQLFTWKIKPLGIIINILREPTEADFDASGSISNYEAIFLGLALALDALGAGFGAALTGFNPILIPLCVGLTKFVFLYSGNFFGARFSNLFNNRLVYLSGVILILLGVMKLF, encoded by the coding sequence ATGGATCTGTTGTACATAGTCTTTCTTGCAATCGCAATAAGTCTTGACGGATTTTTTGTTGGAATTACATATGGGTTCCGCAAAATTAAGGTCTCTTTCATACCACTTTTGATCATCAGTGCCACATCCAGTTTGATAATCATGGTTGCTATGGTAATTGGGTGTAGTATATTGGATTTTATCTCTCCAGGGTTGGCTGAAATGATTGGAGCAGTCATTCTAATTGGTGTAGGGGTGATGGTTATTTATGAGACCTATAAATCCCTTCTGGTGCAAAAAGAAGTTAATGAGGGTTATTCGATAATGTATGTAGATGAAACAAAAGATGAGGAACCCCATCAATTGTTTACCTGGAAGATTAAACCTTTAGGAATTATTATTAATATTTTGCGTGAACCTACAGAAGCTGATTTTGATGCGTCAGGTTCTATCAGCAATTATGAAGCAATTTTTCTGGGGCTGGCCCTGGCTTTAGATGCTTTGGGTGCTGGATTTGGGGCAGCCTTAACAGGTTTTAATCCTATTTTAATACCCCTTTGTGTGGGTTTGACCAAATTTGTCTTCTTATATTCGGGAAATTTTTTTGGTGCCCGTTTTAGCAATTTATTTAATAACCGGTTAGTATATCTATCGGGGGTTATTTTAATTTTACTGGGTGTAATGAAATTGTTTTAG